A single region of the Zonotrichia leucophrys gambelii isolate GWCS_2022_RI chromosome 9, RI_Zleu_2.0, whole genome shotgun sequence genome encodes:
- the LOC135451412 gene encoding claudin-19-like, translating to MASSCLQICALLLALAGFTTLLVTTMSSSWKVLDSTTELVSADWVSEGLWMDCAATAVGSVQCKKFLYMLSSDPHIQACRALMITSILLGFLAAVLTLLGMKCTNIGLSDEDGKMKFTVTGGFLFVLGGLCSMVAISWYAAMVTAQFFDQLYAGTKYELGEGLYLGWTGSVLYILGGILLTCSCRGKEKQNYSPKKYAYSAAQGPSQPHMYPRNSETIISNKEYV from the exons ATGGCATCATCCTGTCTACAGATCTGTGCATTGCTGCTGGCTTTAGCAGGATTCACTACATTACTTGTTACCACCATGTCCAGCAGCTGGAAAGTTTTGGACTCCACAACAGAGCTGGTTTCTGCAGACTGGGTTTCTGAAGGTCTTTGGATGGACTGTGCAGCAACTGCTGTTGGATCAGTTCAGTGCAAGAAATTTCTCTACATGCTGAGTTCAGACC cTCACATTCAGGCATGCCGTGCCCTGATGATTACTTCCATCCTTTTGGGATTCTTAGCTGCTGTACTCACACTGCTTGGTATGAAGTGCACAAACATTGGGTTGAGTGATGAAGATGGAAAAATGAAGTTTACTGTCACAGGAGGATTTCTTTTCGTTTTAGGAG GTCTCTGCTCCATGGTGGCTATTTCTTGGTATGCTGCAATGGTTACTGCTCAGTTTTTTGACCAACTGTACGCTGGAACCAA GTATGAACTAGGAGAAGGTCTGTACTTAGGCTGGACTGGATCTGTCCTTTATATACTTGGTGGGATCCTACTGACCTGTtcctgcagagggaaggaaaaacagaattaCAG TCCCAAGAAGTATGCATactcagcagcccagggaccTTCTCAGCCCCACATGTACCCCAGGAACTCTGAGACCATCATAAGCAACAAGGAGTATGTCTGA
- the DUSP28 gene encoding dual specificity phosphatase 28, producing MCNTPAESRGRAGTGSPAPPPGPVGAPCPPMPQLCPVTASLLLGTARAACDEELLLREGVTLCVNVTRQQPCPSLRGVRAIRVPVFDDPAEDLARYFEPCGAAIEAAVRAGGRCLVYCKNGRSRSAAICTAYLMRHRQLPLKDAFEAVKTARPVAEPNAGFWSQLQRYEEELKIPKHSDPLSKGLKNSNV from the exons ATGTGCAACACACCAGCAGAGAGCCGTGGCCGTGCCGGCACCGGGAGCCCCGCGCCGCCACCGGGGCCGGTGGGTGCCCCGTGCCCGCCgatgccccagctctgcccggTCACGGcctcgctgctgctgggcacggCCAGGGCAGCGTGCGACGAGGAGCTGCTGTTGCGGGAGGGGGTAACCTTGTGCGTGAATGTCACCcggcagcagccctgcccctcgCTGCGCGGCGTCCGCGCCATCCGCGTGCCCGTGTTCGATGACCCGGCCGAGGACCTGGCCCGCTACTTCGAGCCCTGCGGCGCCGCCATCGAGGCGGCCGTGCGGGCCGGGGGCCGCTGCCTCGTGTACTGCAAGAACGGCCGCAGCCGCTCCGCCGCCATCTGCACCGCTTATCTCATGAGACACCGGCAGCTCCCGCTCAAGGACGCCTTTGAG GCTGTGAAAACTGCCAGACCCGTAGCAGAGCCAAATGCAGGATTTTGGTCTCAGCTGCAGAGATATGAAGAAGAATTGAAGATACCAAAGCATTCTGATCCGCTGAGCAAAGGACTTAAAAATAGCAATGTGTGA